A DNA window from Ficedula albicollis isolate OC2 chromosome 1, FicAlb1.5, whole genome shotgun sequence contains the following coding sequences:
- the LOC101811417 gene encoding fibronectin type III domain-containing protein 9-like translates to MGITVQNITGSTAMVIWPKMAGCVDSFYSIMYHPNWNSMLSSYSRKSFQKEERVPTTRSSFVVENLTPLTTYIMCVTCQSANPSSDQCRVFNTLERDPASASNTKKELALGIWLTSSVLLLIIAAVLLYGCLHLLCRRRGERLRERDGTSKQQQEQPWTKNAAYISDEASGQSQQTQDAEEKHPGSIQLATIIENPAVRNEPITSSSKSQERVPVTGQHSAIN, encoded by the coding sequence ATGGGAATAACCGTCCAAAACATCACAGGAAGCACAGCAATGGTAATTTGGCCAAAAATGGCCGGTTGTGTTGACAGCTTTTACAGCATCATGTACCACCCTAACTGGAACAGCATGCTATCCAGCTACTCCAGAAAGAGCtttcagaaggaagagaggGTGCCCACCACTCGCTCCTCCTTTGTTGTTGAAAACCTGACTCCCCTCACAACGTACATCATGTGTGTGACCTGCCAGTCCGCAAACCCCTCCAGCGACCAGTGCAGAGTTTTTAACACGCTGGAACGAGACCCAGCCTCGGCGAGCAACACCAAGAAAGAGCTGGCACTGGGCATCTGGCTGACCAGCAGCGTCCTGCTCCTCATCATCGCTGCAGTCCTGCTCTACGGCTGCCTGCACCTCCTGTGCCGCAGGAGAGGCGAGCGCCTGCGAGAGCGGGACGGGACCTCCAAacaacagcaggagcagccatggACCAAAAACGCGGCGTACATCTCAGATGAGGCCAGCgggcagagccagcagacaCAGGATGCTGAGGAAAAGCACCCAGGTAGCATCCAGCTGGCCACAATCATAGAGAATCCCGCAGTGCGCAATGAGCCCATCACATCATCTTCTAAAAGTCAGGAACGAGTCCCAGTAACAGGACAGCACTCAGCTATAAATTAG